The nucleotide sequence GCCCCTGGGTCACCACGAATGCCTGCTTCACAGAACGTCCACGCTCTCCTCGTCGAACATCCGCCGCCGCGAGCACAGCCTCCACGCCCGCATCGCTTCGACCTCTCCCCGACGAAGCGACACGATCACGTACGAGAGCCCCGGGTCGGCGGCCTCGCGATCGGCTTCAGAGGGCACCGGGGGGCGATCAGGATGTGAGTGGTAGACCGCGACCACCGCTTCGGCGGGAGACAGCTCACGCTCGACGCGCAGCCACGCAAGTGGATCGATGGCGTACCGATGACGTCGATCGCTCGGGTGCACGTTCTCGAGGCGATGCACGCGGTGGGCAGCCCCC is from Pseudomonadota bacterium and encodes:
- a CDS encoding M67 family peptidase produces the protein MRVRQWRGGFVRWKTEPIIIMRLSLQARRDVEHHGRETYPAECCGFLIGRRHAEGAAHRVHRLENVHPSDRRHRYAIDPLAWLRVERELSPAEAVVAVYHSHPDRPPVPSEADREAADPGLSYVIVSLRRGEVEAMRAWRLCSRRRMFDEESVDVL